The Peptococcaceae bacterium nucleotide sequence TAACAGGCGTTAATATTTTATTGCCAAAAACAAATATATCAAAATTATAAAAATATAACTCATATTACTCAAAAGAAGGGGCGAAAAACATGGCAAAACCGATACTGTTTGACTATCATGAAGCCGAACCGGATACCAGCCGGCCGGGAGGACGTTCATATTTCTTTCAGGGCTCGGAAAACGTGACCATTCAATACATAGAAATTTTTTCCGAACCTGAAACTAACACGCACAAGCACGATTATGAACAGATGGTCATCATTTTAGAAGGGAAAGCCAGTTTCATATGCGACGGGGTGTCATACGAAATGAGCGAAGGATGCTATATGGTTGTGCCGCCGAATGCCGAGCACGGCATAGAGAAGAAGATCGGGGATGGGACTCTTCGCATTCTCGATGTTTTTTATCCCAAACGCGCGGGCTGTGTTCAGAGCAAGAGGGTTAAAAATCTTGGGCACCAGAACTGGGACTAAACTGTAACGATATTACAGAACAACGGGTCAGGGGTTGTTATTTACCGTTCATTTTCAGTCTTAGCATTGAAAAAAATACATGATCCAGATGTTCGATCATTTCATTTTTGGCTACCTGCGAAAACCTGTTCTTTAATGCCTTAAAGATGCTGATATGCTTGTCGGCTCCTCTGAGAATATCCGTTTTATGATTGTGATTGTAAGTGGTAAGGATAAATTTGTACCTGTTCATCCTGGTTTCAATATTTTTGAAGGCATTGATGAGGTACTTATTGTGGGTGAATAGAATTATTTTTTTATGGAAGCTGGCATCTAAGTTGATCCAATTAAAGGGATCGGCAGCTTGTACCAGTTCTTTTGTGTTTTGAATCAGCTGTTCAAGCTCGCACATCTCTTCCAGGGTCATTGTATTGG carries:
- a CDS encoding GntR family transcriptional regulator, producing MDITEFRKRLENEPFAAVGELVYNYLFEIIIKANILPGEKISTTKIAEELGISRTPVRTALDRLANEGFVERTDRKGFRVPPLNINDVIELYDFRKIIEGNAAYIAANTMTLEEMCELEQLIQNTKELVQAADPFNWINLDASFHKKIILFTHNKYLINAFKNIETRMNRYKFILTTYNHNHKTDILRGADKHISIFKALKNRFSQVAKNEMIEHLDHVFFSMLRLKMNGK
- a CDS encoding cupin domain-containing protein, with amino-acid sequence MAKPILFDYHEAEPDTSRPGGRSYFFQGSENVTIQYIEIFSEPETNTHKHDYEQMVIILEGKASFICDGVSYEMSEGCYMVVPPNAEHGIEKKIGDGTLRILDVFYPKRAGCVQSKRVKNLGHQNWD